The following is a genomic window from Nymphaea colorata isolate Beijing-Zhang1983 chromosome 3, ASM883128v2, whole genome shotgun sequence.
TCTCCGCCGttactattttaaaaaatatatgtcgAACACCGTCACAATCTTAATATCTGAGCCCACTTGTACGTTACGTGTGCCATGGCCAAGTTCATTGCCATATATCATTGGATGCCGGATAGCTAACAGGTGGTTAAAATCCTAAAAGGATCATAAATACTTGTTAAAAGTCACCAATAATTAATATTTTAcggatattttttttaagttttagtcATCCAACAACACTATACCAAACAAACAGTACCGGCTTTATTATTGACAACTAAAAAGTGCATCTTTTTCAATAagataaactaatattaaaaaactatgGAAATTACCTAATATGTAAAATATAAAAGTGAAATTAAATTACCTATCAAACAAGTAATAAACTTATTACCGCGTCGATCTATACATCCTGGAATGAAAAGTCAGTAAGAAATGAATCCTATTCCAATTAATCACTGAAaacaaaactgaatttgaaaaggcaaaaaataatgaaacaaaatttaattattaaaagaCATTCCGATTGAAGTCGCAATCAACACAGAGTATACCGCAAAACATTCCAAAAGTAAATGTAATAAAGATTCACCTAATTATGTAACTACTCACCAATTCTAGAACAGGCCAAAGTTGTTAAAACTGCTATGCGGTCCAGATGGTAGCCAAACAAGGAGCTAGTTAGGGAGATTCCGCTCACgaataaattaaaattaaactACAACATGATTTTGATGTGatatacaagaaaaagaaaaaaaaaacaaactaaaaatgagaataTGCTTTAATAAAGCTAATAAGAATCTATGTTAAACTCtattaacaaaaaatagaaaaaaaatattatgttacTCTACAAATGGAGACAATTAGTGCAGTAAATAAATCTAAATCCTCTACCTAACTTGGATTGGTCCATAGTTATGTAGACAATCCTCCCTTTCTATCATGAGCTTACCATAGAAAACAACTTTCCAGCATTTTCATAGATAACCATGGTAGAACATCAATATTGAAGAGATCATACTTTGAAGTaataacaaaggaaaaagtgaTAGTAAAAGCACTCctaggagttgtttgacaacaaATAACATGATGTTACTATGTATTTGTCCCACAAATTGGGACAGATTCATGATATAGTTTTTGAATTGTTCTATTAATTTGCCCTAAATGTTTGAGGTAGATACATAGAGCGTCTAACTTAAAGATTAGAGGTATTCATGGGACACTTGTTTAGAcggattcatgaaacacttgttcagttagagagagagagagagtgaatgaaaaaaaaatagaaagagagggaaagagagaagaataagagaaaggaggagaaagagaatcTGCCAGCACACCAAGGGAGGTTGTTTGGTGAAGTTGAAGGTGTCTAGCACAAACTAGAGCTAGGGACCTTCCTCAAGGGTTTTACGattcaaaattcacatttcgaCTAAATTCAGATCATGACATGCATGATTTTATGCAAAATTCTAGGGTTagtggttattttttatgttttatgcatTGACATATTTGATTTGGGGCAAAATGACTCTCTTTAGGTGTCTTTCTCAAGCCCCAGTTTTCTCCAAGGCCCCTCTGGGGCCAGTTTGATGTTTAAGGTAAATTCATAAAAGAGTCTAACAATGTTTTTGCggtcaaacaacctcttaaagGGCATTTAAAAATTCTGTGCTACATGAAATGCAGAGTTCCATAAACCTGGACATGTTTATAAGTACATTCATGGAACCCCGTATTCTAAAGATTACTAACACCCTCTTATAGATTCGAGCACCACTTTGCTAGTTTGTAACTATTGTCACGCttctaacaaaaacaaagcaaacGGGAAAAGCAAAGCCCTCTCAAGAACCCACGTGAAGTTAAATTTCACTATTCAATGCCTAGAATAACCTAAGGCAAACCCCTTTCTGGTAGAGAGTTGGTTGTAAAGTATTGGAAGGAAAAGTGCAATATATACATCCAACCGTTCGGATGCACAGTGTTATTAATCTCCATGCATCCAATTGTGATGTCGGTAGTGACATCATATCCGTGCATCCAAAGTCCTGCCAATGACATTCTATCTACATGTTTCTGCCAAGAATATGCATCTTATGTTGTTCTGTTAGCTGTTCATCATATACTTTGGACTTTTAGACTTTGTTTTCTGGATTCCTTTggtatcttttatctttttggaCATTTTGGCAGGTTCTTTTTGTGTTTATGCTTTCTTTTGAGATGGCATTGCTTTCTATTATGATAGCACCACATTCCATTCATTTCACTTTGGACGTTATTTCCATTTCATTCCTTTAGCTTGGAATGGAATTGTGTTCCATCCATTTCGGTTGATTGGGAAGTGACAAGCAGCTGAAGAGCTTCACAAAGTGAAGTTTAATTTGGCTGTCTTGGCTTGTTTTGGCTTCAATGGAAGCTGAAATTAATTCAATATTTGGCCTTTTTGGGGAGTCAGGGAGAAGAGTTAAATAGTTATTTTGTTGCTTTAGCCACATTAACAGCATACCATAACCGTATTTTCAGGAAATTAAGTATTGCCATTTGAAGGATTCTTGtatattattttacattttataagctttttttttggcatttcgTGGAAGATGTGTGGTTTTGTTGATGAATTTAAATTGAGAGAGGTGGATTCGAAAAGACTtagcagaagaaaagaaaaaaatcaatgctTAGTAGCCAAATTCCTTTCCCGGTTTGAGTGAGAACACGTGATGGGAATATGTTGTGTGAGGATTTGCACATGGTGCACATCATTATTTGTGCACACTGGAacatgttcatttattttttcgtCCTTTGAGTTTTATTTACAAGAACAGAGCAAATACCAACACTGCTCTAGGAAACAGTAGTAATCCCGCTAATTTGTTGTTCTCAAGAAGATGGTGGCCTTGGAATTTGTTTGGCAACTTTTACCGTCATCGAAAAGTGGGAGGCGACGGTAAAAGAGGTACTGACTAACAAAGGACATTAATTAAAGGCGAGGTTGGACGATCAAAGAGctccttggcattgaaattaaAACCTGTTCTGCTTTCAAGGAGCGCTTCGGCTTTGAAATTGAAACCTGTTCTGCTTTTCACGTTAATCAGGCAAGGGACCCGCCAGCAGCCATGACCACATAGATGAGGTACTTCCGACAGCAGTCTAgacaaatgcaagtaatttatCCTCTTTCTTAGCCCTGTAAGGACGCCAAGATCCAGCAATGATCAGGTTAAAAGCAGACGGAGTCACAGAAGAATGGTAGATTGttgttaaaataaaacattaccAGCAATGATACGTATCGGCTGACATGCCGTATCGAGAAGCAGACCGCATTCATTCATTTACAACGCTCTCAGAAACTCTGCTTGGAAAAATGACTGCATACACGAAAGAGCTCCGATGGTATGTGCATTCCTTTCTAGGCAGCTTCCCATAAAAAGTGGAGGATGGGTAACCTGTTACATCTGGACCCATGAAGGGGAAATGACCAACGTAGCCATGGAATTGGTGTCTTCTTTAGTTTTCACATGGCAGAACGCAGGACTGTGAATAGCTGAAACAAGcgacttttcttttctctgctgTGGAGTTGGCAGTCGCAGGCAGGCTGCCCATGTGCCGGTTGCGGGCCGCGGTCACTTACCAACTGCATCATTTCACCAGTTTTGCTAATTATTCCTTCATAAAATATATGACAATCTCTTGGCGGTTATAGTTTTGGTGGGTCATATTCCTTGCCTCTCCACTGAATTGGTTTGTTGGGCTGCAGTTGTATATGTCGAAGAGCCAGAGGGCAACAACTCAATCATGCAGGAAGTCACCTTTTCTTCTGCAACACCCATCATGTAGCTACATCGCTACAGCACCCATCATGTAACTACAGCTAGAGTCTTGATGATCAAGCAGAAGGGAAGCATCAGAGAGGTctgctttctctctcattcaaCCACCACACCCATTTTCTGGAAAACCTGAAACGGGTCTAGGTTTTCTCGATTTCTGCTTGAAGAACAGGACACTCTTATTGGCTGCCTTGGTTTTTGAAGGCAGTTAATATCCTGGGGAAAGAAAGAGACCAGCCTTTGTTTCATTTGGGatttggaagaagaaaggagaaaagctCATTTCTTGACCACCAACCTTGTTGCTTCCTGGTTCTCAAAAACTTATgttcttcttctgttcttaGCGGCCAAACATTTGAGAAGATATAAAGAGAGGGCCCTCTGGAAAAGGCTCTTGTCAATCACCAACACCCAAAAACTCTGACGGTTAAAGTTGCCGGGCTTCCGAGAAAAATGATTTCTTGGGTTTGTGGGCTTTCAGAGTGATGCACCTTTTGGTATCCAGACGGACTAATGGCGACCTTGGTTCCTGGAGTTCTTTTGAAGCTGCTTCAGCATATGAAAACAGATGTAAAGATAGCAGGTGAGCACAGATCGGTTCTTTTGCAGGTTATAAGCATCGTTCCTGCACTGGCCGGTGGAGAACTGTGGCCGAATCAGGGGTTCTATCTGAAGGTTTCTGATTCCTCCCATGCCACCTACGTTACCCTGCCTGATGAACATGATGATCTCATCCTGAGCGATAAGCTCCAATTGGGTCAGTTCATTCATGTGGAGAGGTTGGAGTTTGCATCCCCTGTACCCATCCTGAGAGGCGTTCGCCCCGTTCCCGGCAGGCATTCATGTGTGGGAAGTCCGGAAGATCTCACCGCAACTCAGTCTCTTTGCTTCCTCAGTCCATCTGGTTCTGATGGGGAGAAGAAGTCGAGCAATAGGTCGGACAAAAAAATCGGCGAGAATGGGCCTTGGCAGAAATCAAGGTCTGCGTCTATTTCTTCAACGGGGGCGAAAGACAACAAACCGGCATCGAAGCTCAATGGGGACTCGGGGAAGAAAACTTTCAGCCGATCAACGTCTCTTTCTCTGAAGTCGGTCGGTGGTTCCAATAAGAAGGAAGGCAACGGCTCTGTTCCATTGGCTCTCGCGGCGGCGAAATTGAAGCCGCTGAATGTCCGATCCATCCCTTCATCGCCGACGAGCTGCTTCTCGTTGCCGACTTCGTTCGAGAAGTTCTCTGCGGGAATTAAGGAGCAGCAGGACAAGATAAGGAGTTCCGTCTCTTCGATTCATTCTGTGGCTTCCAAGGGGTCGGCAGAGAAGACAGTTAGGCAAGGGCTGCTGAAGAAGGCAGCGTCCGTGTTAAGGGGAGGTCCAGCAGGCAAGGGCCTGAAGGCTGAGACTCCTGCATTATATTCGTTTAAAGGGATTGACTTGGGACAGAAGGCTCTCAGAAAGAGCTGGGAGGGAGTCATCGAACTCAAAGGCAGGGAAACCTTAGGCCCCAAAGCTGTAAAGAAGGAAACCAGACAGGATTCTCGTCCTTCTTCGGTGAGCTCTTTCCgcatgtcatttttttctgttatattcTTTTGCTCCGGTtcataaatctctctctctctctctctctctacacacacacacacacacacacacacacgcgtaTGTGCACAAAAAAGATGCAGAGGCACACGCATGCACACATATATTCACAACCACATCTCACTAAGTTTAAATGCTTAGCAATTTCATGCGTTATGGTTGACGATGATGCGATCATTGATACCATTTCTGTATAGTCTTCATCAGATGCTTTTTGAGCTCTTGATCATTACAAGTAGGCTCCCTACCTTTATTTGGAATGAGCTATGTACAGGAAAGAATCTCACAGAAAAACCGAATCACCAGAGCTAGTCACTGCAACACTGTAACTCTAAACCAATAAAATCAAATCCATACAGAAAGCTCTATCAAAGAACCCAGTAAACTACTCTAACTAAACGAATCAAGCTATCATTTACCCAAAGTCATATCTTCCATCCAGAGCCCTCTCGTCCATCATCACCTGGCCCACTCCTGCTGCTAATTCAATCATTTAGTAGAAGAACACAGCCAGCATGTTCTTTGACGTTAGACCATCTCACATGCCAAAATCGCCTCCCTTTTAACAGACCTCTTAACCTCCTCATCCACCCTTTGTTGTTAGAAACTACCATTAGCTTGTCCTTCCTCCTACCACCAAACAAAAAGCCCCAGCATACCAAAGCTAAATCTGGACATTAAAGATGTTTAAACCTGCAGGATTTTATTTGGTTAGGTCTAACATCTTGTCAGCTATTTTCGCAATGCTGAAAAGTGTAGACTGAGGTGTATTCTATCATGTTTCTGGTTTCAAGACTATAGTAGATTTATCTCATTTACGTTGAAATTTCCTTCCCTTACATTTGTGAGTGCTTTTCCTGCCCTTATGTTCATCTCTTTTTACATTGTTTGCTTATCCTTATCATAGGTTTACCTGTTCTTTTGATTTGTCATTTCCAATCTTATACAGATCAAGCATGATGACAGATTCTATTGGAAGCTAATCCAAGATGCCTTTGCTAACTTGTGTCAGATGAATTATACTAGACTTTGCTTCATTTGTTGACTCTGCTCAATCTCGTTCTTTGACCATTTGGATTACTTTTTGAGAAGTGTTTTAGTATCAATGACCCTGTGTTTGATGCCCTTTTTTTTGTCCAtatcttgttttttaaataacttttgaaggttgcattttttttatgtcataTCCCCCTGACTATATATAATCATTTGGAAGGTATTTaacttttcttgaaaaaattagGTTTCGTCGAAGAAATTGGCTGCAAATGGCAAATCCTCATCTAAGGAGGAAAATAGTGCTCCGCCATCCAAAAAAGCATCCACTGATAAAACTCCCCAGGCATCTACAGATAAAGCTCCAGCCACACCAGAAAAGTCAAGTAAGCCTAAGACAACTTTGGGAAAGAAAGTACCTGGAGAGGGCTGTAGTAGTACTAGTCCAGGAAACCTGGTTAAGATTGCCCTTAACAGTAGAAAGTTGGCAGAGAACAATATTTCCTGGGCTTCCCTTCCACTCTCTCTAGCAAAGCTTGGGAAGGTACAGTTCACTTGGTAGTCTTATCTGCTTTGCATGAAATCTTGAAGTTTCACTTAGTTATTTCCTTTTTACCATAAAAATTTTGCTTTCCACATTGTGTTATGAAACCACTGAAATTATATTTAATCTCATTGTTGCTTTGCAGGAGGTCATGAGATATAGAGATGCAGCACAACTAGCTGCTATTGAAGCCATGCAGGAAGCTTCTGCTGCAGATAGCTTAATTCGGTGCTTGAGGTAAATAGTTGCTTACTTACTACACTGTCTATGTTGGAACTAGCAGAATTTCAGGTTTTCATATTTAATGAAGTGCATTCACACGAGATGTGTTTGTTTCTCTAATACATATCCACATTGTACTTTGTATAAGACTACAACTATAACTTGTACACTGCCAATGATTTTCTCATCCAAATTTTAGGTTCTGTAGTTCTGGAATGATCCTCTTTCTTGCTACACACCCTCTAAATCTACTTTGGTTCTTTATAGGTTAGTTTTTCTCCATAGCTTACTTTGATATTTTGTCTGTTGATTCTTTACTCCATGATTCCACTGCAACTGCAAGAGAATGTGTGAAACCCAGGTGTTAAAAGTTTAAATTAAAACCATCTGCTCACTCAAACATATGTTAGTTAGAAAATAAGAACGAATCACAAGTATTTGAAAATCGGATTtgtaaatttcagaaaaattatgaaaggatttgctttcagttgTTTCCCCTAAAACGATGTAGTAATTATCGAAAGAATTGCCTTTAGAGGGAACATAGTGAATgagataaaacaataaaaacattaGTAGGAAAACTGTTACagcagaaaattttaaaatatatcaaaaaattatttgtaaTTGACATGTGGCATTCTCAAATTGGCAATGGAATCAAATCGGCCAATTTAGGTTGATTCTGATAACACTGGTTGTAATCTTAAAAATGCTTCAAAGAGCATTGTTATTACAAAGGATATGGCCTTCAATATAAACATCTCAGGAGAAGCCTAATAGCTGTTAGGACTTAGGACTTTAGGAGTGTCCAGCAGCTAGCTGACCTAGCCATCGGCTGCTCCCAGCATCTAGTAACCTAATTACATAAACATCCTTCGgacaaaaatataattattggatgcaaatattttcctttttttatgtaATTCTATTTTTGTCCGAAGGATGTTTATGTAATTAGGTTACTAGATGCTGGGAGCAGCCGATGGCTAGGTCAGCTAGCTGCTGGACACTCCTAAAGTCCTAAGTCCTAACAGCTATTAGGCTTCTCCTGAGATGTCTATATTGAAGGCCATATCAACCACTACTTTGAAGCTAGGTCACATTGGTGCTCCTAAACGGCTGCCGCACCCATGTCACACCCCTGTtgatgctggtgctggtgcttctcTGTCACAACACGTCTGGTACGGTTTGCTGAATCGGATCAAAATTGGCCAATTGAAATATGCAGCTAACAAAACTAGCTCTACTACAAAAAGTTCATACgtaaatatagacaaataaggCTACTAAATAGTTAAATTAACTatataacaaattatatatacacatattatatatgtatccTCACTGCACCcacacttaatttttttttgaaaaaattctgTATCTGCACCTGCACTAGTACCCACACACTGTACTCATATGACATAGCTTTGAAGGCCATGTGGTGGTAGATCCTTGAAAACATGAATCTCCATTCtattgtgaaaagaaaaatgtgttgtCTACATGGTGAATAACCACATGTTTATGTGCGACATATTGAGATTCAGTCACCTTGTCAAAGAAGCTAAAAAAATTTGGTTCCCATGTGTCATTTGAATATCAGATAACAGACTTCTTACAAAATAGTTCCAGGAGTTTGAGACCCAAATCTATGTTCCTTCTAGGCAACCTTTCAGTAATTAGAAAGTAaacttggtatatatatataaaacatagaTTTGGGTCCCAAACTCCTGGAACTATTTTGTGAAGAAGTCTGTTATCTGAGACTTAAATGACACATGGGAGCCAAATTCTTTTAGCTTCTTTGACATGGTGACTGCATCTCAATATGTCGCACATAAACATGTGGTTATTCACCATGTAGAcaacacttttttcttttttttcacaataGAATGGAGATTCATGTTTTCAAGGATCTACCACCACATAGTCTTCAAAGCTATGTCATATGGGTACAGGATGCAGGTGCGGGTGCAGAtacagaatttttttctttttaaaaaaaagtgtggGTGCAGCGAggatgtatacatatataatgtgtatatatatcatttgtGATATAGTTAAGCTAACTATTTAGTAGccttatttgtctatatttacATATGAATTTTTTGTACTGGAGCTAGTTTGTCAGCTGCATATttaaaatggtcaattttgacCCGATTCAGCAAACTGTACCAGACGTGCTGTGTCAGAGAAGCACCAGCATGAACAGGGGTGCGAGTCTGTGACATGGATGCGGCAGCCGTTTAGGAGCACCCTTGCGACATCAATGCTCTGTATTTTGCTTTGTGAATGATAATTAGActttatgtcatttcttagacTTTCATGACATTAACGAGCCACCTGGTAAAACACAGAAAACATGTAGTTGAGGGTCTGTTATTTATGCCTTTTCCCCCATCAAGATCAGATATGCATTAAAATCtataaaggaagaagatgaaagaagaaCCTTTTGTTAGGAATCCCTTTGAGATATATCTATGATTTTCATTACTTTACTCCTGTGAACTGGTGTGGGATCATGCTAGAATTGGCTTGTTGTATGTACTAACGTGCAACGTTAGGCTGTTTGATTGGTAGATATGTCAATGCTCCTGTCACCAACTGATATTGAGTAGGATTCTGGGTATTCTTCAAGTTCATTTGGATTTTCCACTTTTGGTGTATACACCAACGTTAGGCTGTTTGATTGGTAGATATGTCAATGCTCCTGTCACCAACTGATATTGAGTAGGATTCTGGGTATTCTTCAAGTTCATTTGGATTTTCCACTTTTGGTGTATACACTTGCTTTTCATCTGCAAGACCAGATGTAGAGATTATGTTAGTAATGAACTTTGTTTAAAATAACAAGGATCTAGAAGGAGAATATGCTGCTTCTTCCCCCAAAAAGTATCTTATGTAGTTAAAACATGACATTTCAAACTGAATTTTGAGATCCTTCTCCACTTTTGGAATACCTAGTCTGTTGCTTCCTATAATACACATCGTCtacctagaaaaaaaaatgtctttggaAAAGTTATTTTGGTGGCCAGTAGCTCAGTCAGCTCTATCCTCGATACATTATCATTCAGACTAACTATTACAAATTTGTTATCATCCTTTACACATAAGGGTCTTCTTTGAGGGAACTTATTTTACCTGAGTGACTGAGTCTGACCAGCTGTAACCTGCAGAGCTAAATTTAGTTGTTGAGCTAGTGACGGTATATCTGCTTTGTTCTTTTAGGCATATCTACCTGAATGCTTAGCCTACAACATGTTGGCCAGACCTTTTAAGAGTATGTGTCCTCATCCATGTTTCAGTGTGAAGACTAGCAAGCTTCTGCTTGCACCAAGTTCTGTTATATGGCCTCCTACTTTCAAACAAAGTCGTGTTGACCAGGCCCAAAGAATTGTAAATCTACTGTATCTAAGTCGACTAAATTGCCTGCCGGAATCCCATGCACTATATTATCTATGTCTTTGTCTTCCACCTTATTCAGTAATTTTTATTTACCTGCATAATTGGGACACTAACCTGATAATACAACAGCCTCCAACCTGATTACCTTGTTTTGATGATTGAAGTTCTATGTCCATAGGTTTCACCATGCTATTGTCTTTGTCCAAAGTGCAAACGGCACAATTGGACTTAAAGTTACACGTTAAGCATGATACATTCCCTGTAACCTTGTCTTGCATGTCCATGTTTTGCATCGGACATTTCAACCATTGAAAATTTCAACCTATCAGGAGTGAACGTTATCTTGCATGTCTAccttttgcatgttttaaaccaatgaaaa
Proteins encoded in this region:
- the LOC116250298 gene encoding uncharacterized protein LOC116250298; this translates as MATLVPGVLLKLLQHMKTDVKIAGEHRSVLLQVISIVPALAGGELWPNQGFYLKVSDSSHATYVTLPDEHDDLILSDKLQLGQFIHVERLEFASPVPILRGVRPVPGRHSCVGSPEDLTATQSLCFLSPSGSDGEKKSSNRSDKKIGENGPWQKSRSASISSTGAKDNKPASKLNGDSGKKTFSRSTSLSLKSVGGSNKKEGNGSVPLALAAAKLKPLNVRSIPSSPTSCFSLPTSFEKFSAGIKEQQDKIRSSVSSIHSVASKGSAEKTVRQGLLKKAASVLRGGPAGKGLKAETPALYSFKGIDLGQKALRKSWEGVIELKGRETLGPKAVKKETRQDSRPSSVSSKKLAANGKSSSKEENSAPPSKKASTDKTPQASTDKAPATPEKSSKPKTTLGKKVPGEGCSSTSPGNLVKIALNSRKLAENNISWASLPLSLAKLGKEVMRYRDAAQLAAIEAMQEASAADSLIRCLSVYAELNSSAKDDDPQPAVEQYLQLHEDLGRVSLIAESLSKSVPSPENQECDKGDTEEALKISYDQQKQATSWVQAALATNLSPFSVYSHRSTGSRVALVPSVTKNKLTSSSSDHPVVILDSSGKAAAQKPQSKVRSPTTSKTTIAGARRVIDGSITAQKNQLPPPAEWTKGSGLSDTADLATKLKATSQEWFLGFVEKFLDADSTVTTGNQSVSTSGVPDNVHIVNMLSQLKRVNDWLDGISSGKENDEACSLSETIEHLRKKIYEYLLVHVESAAAALGNQSTPAPVQPSKVSDSKPAR